DNA from Candidatus Bathyarchaeota archaeon:
ATGTCGGGTTTTTCGCGCAGAATCTCCTCCCTTGTGTACGCCTTATGCGCGGGGTACATCACTGCAGCGTGCACTGTTTCAACGAGTATAAGCCAGAGCTGTTCCTTCGTCAACTCCTCAAGGCTCATACAACATCACCAAGTATAGTAAGCATGACTTGCTATTCAGTTTACCGCAAAAATCTCTAAAACGCAAGAGAAAAGGCTGTATTTGCTAAAGTTGGTAGAGGTTTCCAACACTGTTCCACACAAAAGCATCAGGCAAAGCCTCAGCCAAAGCGCACGT
Protein-coding regions in this window:
- a CDS encoding winged helix-turn-helix domain-containing protein, with the protein product MTKEQLWLILVETVHAAVMYPAHKAYTREEILREKPDITPAELAARLNMPLGEALVILRELSEERKSKA